ATAAATTGAACAGAATGTTGACTGTTTCTCCACGGGCTATGATCATCTGAAACTTTCACTGTTCCATAACTCAAAAGAGCATCAGGTCCAAAATAATCCAGAAATACTGAATCCGCGTTACTTGAATCTACCGGGATCCATCCATCGACCGGCTGTGTTAGTCCAAAAACCGAACTGAAAAATCCGAACATTAAAACTATAACTAAAATAAATTTTTTAAAGAACATTTGTCCCCCTTTGAGTTAAACGTTATTGTCTAACTGTATAATACTCTATCATATTTTTTGCTTTTTGTCAAGATGTTATAATAAGTTAATTTTTATGCATTTTCTGCGCCACATAACAAAAAAGAAAATTATCATCCCCGTTTTATTCGGGTTGATTTTGGTTATGTCTTTCTGCGCTTTTTCACCGGCTAAAGCGGAAATGTCAGACATGGGCAAAACGGTAATGACGATTTTGGGTTGGCCGATTATGGGACTGGTAAGTTTACTCGGGAAATTATTGGTCGTTATTATCCGGCTTTTGGTTTGGATCGCTCAATATAATGATTTCATAAATTCACCGGCGGTTTCCAAAGGATGGATTATCATCAGAGACATCTGCAATATGTCTTTCATCTTGGCTCTTTTAATAATCGCTTTTTGCACGGTTTTAAAAATTGAACAATATTCTTACAAAAAACTTTTGGGACAATTGGTTTTGGCGGCAGTTTTGGTTAACTTTTCCAAATTTATTTGCGGATTTTTGATTGATATTTCACAAATTATAATGTTGACTTTTGTCAACGCTTTCAAGTCAGCGGCTGAAGGAAATTTTGCTCAGATGTTGGGACTGACAAAAATAATGGAAATGAGGAATAGTATCGGCGGAGCGGATATTAATACAAATGAACTTTTTGGAGCCATGGTTTTGGGGTTGATTATGACTATTGTCGCCTTGATAGTGGTTGGTATCATGACTGTGATTTTAGCAATGAGAATTGTGACAATTTGGTTTTTGGTTCTTTTCTCACCTTTAATTTTTGTGGCCCCTCTCTTTCCAAAGGGCCAGGGTTATGCTGTTAAATGGTGGGAAAAATTTTCCAATAATTTGATTGCCGGACCGGCTATGGCTTTTATGCTTTGGTTGTCATTGGCGGTTGTCCAAGAAACAGGACCGACAATGTATGAAACAATGGTTACTCCCGACACTGTTAAATCTCTTCAATCGGAAGGTTTAGGAGGAACAGCAGGGGGGACCGGTTTATCTGTAGCTATTTCCGAAACAGGTCAGCCGCAATATATGCTTAATTTTATAATCGGCATTGCGATGTTGATCGGTTCTTTAATGGTTGCTCAGCAAATGGCTGTCGCCGGAGCATCAATTGCCACTCAAGGAATTAAAAAAATGCAAGGATTCGCCACAGGTGCGGCCAAGATGCCGTTTAAGGGAGCGGCTGCAACTGCGCGTTTTATGGGTATTCCCCAAAAAGCTGAAGCCTTGGGCGGACGAGCTTTAAGAATAATAGGGGCTGCTCCAGATCAAAGACAAGCAAGAAAAATAAGACAAGATTCTAAAATTAAGGAAAGATGGGGTGGTCAGAAAGGTGCTATAGCATTAGGGGAACAACAGATTAAATATTCGCGCCGTAAAAAAATTGAAGAGCAGGTTGGGTCATTTAGTTCTATGGATGATAAACGAATAAAATATTTAGAAGGGGTAACAGGAGATAGGATAGGAAAACAGGTTTATCAAGAAGAATTAGCCAGGAGAGGAGGCTTAAGGCCAAAAGATATTAAAGATCGTCTCAGCAGGGTTGGTAATCTAAGAGGAGGAGATCAACAAAATGAACTTATAAATATAGCCAGTTTAGCCAGTTTACAGGGTGGGACAAGTAAAGAATATTTTGATTATTCGCAGGAGGTTAACCCTCAAACTGGTCGATATCAATCAAGGGCAGGGGTAATAAGTAGAGGAAAAGAATTAAAGAAAATTAAAGAAAAGTATAGCAAATATACTCCTTATGATATAAATAAGTTGGGGAAAGATGATTTTGATGTTAAACAATTTGGTAGTGTTACAGCTACTAAAGTTTTGAGTTTTGCTAATAACCAGATTGCTAATTCTAAGATAGCGCCGGCGCAGCAAGAAGAAATTATTAAACAACTAGAGATAATGAGAAATGCCAGGGGTAACTCGGGGGCATTAAATGCATTAAGGATCAGCAATAGTCAAGCTGAAGAAGCTGATCAGAAAATACAAGATTTATCAATTGCGGGAGTGGTATCTGCGCAAAGACTTTGGATGCCGCCGCCACCACCGCCGCCGCCGCCACCGCCGCCGCCGCCACCAACATATAGTATGCCTGGGATATCCCGTTATGGAAATTCATTATCAGGAAAAACAGGAACGCCACCGCCTTCAACAGGGACTCCCCCGCCACCAGGAACGCCACCGTCACCTTCAGCAGGAGGGCCACAATTACCGCCTTCGCCACCAGTGGCAGGAGGGCATTTGGGATCAGGACATCCGCCTCCACCATCATCAACTGGAACTCCATCGCCTTCAATGGGGACTCCTGTACCACCAGGAACGCCACCGTCACCTTCAGGGTGGGCGGCTACTGAATGGTCTACTCCACCTTCGACCGCGGGAGGGACACAACTAAATAGGATGCATATACAAGTTCTTAATGAGTTAAGAAAAGATATTAATAAAGTTAAGAATGCAATAGATATTCTAAACCAAACTGAAATTTCTACTTCAAAAAAAATAGTGGGAGGAATTAGAGAAATTAAACCGGGAGAGAAAGTGAATGTTTCAAAGACTCCAGGAAAAATGGAGAATGATTGGCGTTTTTCTCATGTTGACCCGAGAGATGGCATGGCTGTAGTTACAAAAGATCAAGCGCCGGGAGAAATTAAAAACACGCAAATAACATCTGAAAAAGTTAGCCTCCAAGATCTTAATGATTGGCAGAAAAAAACAGAAAGAGAAACGGAGAATGAAAAAATTAAAGACACACTGGGAAATTTGCAACATATTATTAGTGAGGCAATAAAAGTAAAACCGGATGATTCGTTCGCAAAAGATTTAGATGACAGGCTTGCTAAATTAGGAGCTGAAACAGAGAATGCGAAGGAAGAAAATTATGGTGCACTACCGGCAAAATGGTTAACTGACGATATCCATAAACTCGCAGATGATATAAATAAGCAACTTTAGTTTGAATTATGATTGATGATATCGTATTAAAATTTAAAGAGTTGCCGTTAGAAGTTCAAGACAAGCTATCTTCGATAGAAATTTTAGGAATTTTAGATAAAATAGAAAAGCAATATTCTCAACGCCAGGTTTCTTTGGCCGAGATACTGATGAGGATCGCAATTAAAGAGATAGATATTAATAATTTGACAGAGATTTTGGAGAAAGAATATCTTTTGGAAAGGGAAAAGGCGAGAGAGATCAGTATTGCTTTGAAAGAAAAAATTTCGTGGTTAGCATTAGGTTTTGACATAGAAAAAAAAGAATTATTGGAAGAAAAAGCAGAATCGAAATATTTTCAATTACCAGGGAAAATTAGAAATGTAATTTTTGCTCCGGAAAATACGGAAATTTTTAACCAACTTGCCGAAAAATATAATTTTGACATTAATGCCATAGTAATAAGGCTGGTAGTTGGAGATATTACATTTAATGATTTGGATAAAATATTAGTAACGGATTATCATCTCCTTGTATCTGCGTTAAGGGATGTTGAAGAAAATTTGAGTAAAATTTTGAAACCGATTATTCAAATGCTAGAAATGCAGAAACCGGGAGAAATCAATACAGAAGAGCTTGATAGAGAAATTGAAAAATTAAAAGAGAATATTCCTACTCTTGCTGCAAAACTTGATATTAATCAGGCGGCGGACAATGCGATTACCAAGGTTGGCCTGACTTTCCCAGATGAAACAATAGAAAAACGTTTTAAAAATGTAGTCATTTCTTTTTTAAGAGAAGTGCGCGGAGAGATTGAAACAAGAATTGTTTTAAAAAGACCACAAAAAATCGGAGGCGTGGAATTGGACGAAAAAATAGTTGACAAGGTGATGGATATTTTGAAACAAGAAAAGCCGATGATTAAAATTGAACCAATGGGTAATATTCCTCAGATTGAACTGGCCGAAGGACTAAAACAGCCGGAAGAAACAATTCAAAAATTTACTCGCATGGAAAAACCCGAAATAAAATCAGTTTCTTTGTTGTCTAAAATTGAAGAAGAAAAATTACTTCCTCAACCTGAAGAAGTAAAAGAGAAATTATTAAAAGAAAAATTTGAGCAAGAACCGTTGGTAGCACCGATTTTAGAAAAACCGGCTCCGGTTATTGAAAAGCCCAAGCCGATAATTCCGGAAATTAAAATTGTCAAAGAAGAACCAAAATTGGCCATGCCGGAATTTAAACCGATTATTCCGCCTGTTTTGGAAAAGAAAATTGAAGAGAAAACAGCGCCAAATTTATTTACCGCGGTTTCGGAAGAACCGAAAACTAAAGTTTCCGGACCGGAAGAAATTACTGATGTTTTAAAAGAAATTGATCAATTACCGCCGGGAGATACCCCATTTGTTCTTGATGAAGAGGCAGAAGACAAATTTAAATTACCGGTTAGAGAATTGCCAAAAGAGGAATTGAAACCAATTATTGAAGAGCCAAAAGTTGAAGAAATAAAAAAAGAAATTAAACCTCAACCTCAGGCGGAAATTTTTATTCACCGGCCGCCTCGCGAGCCGGCAATGGCTAAAATGGAAGAAATTAAGGTTACTCCTCGTGTTTCCGGCCCGATTGAAGAGTTACAAGGTGCCACTCTTCAGGATTTTCGAAGATGGGGCAGCGCTGAACAAGCTGTTCAAAAAATAAAAGAAAAAATAGATTTATTGGGGGAAGAATCTTTGGTTAAAAAATCGGAAGGAATCAAGGCATGGAAAGAATCAGAAATTAATAAATTATATTTGGATATCGGCACGGAATCAATTGATAAGGGCATCTCAGTCAGTGAAGTAATCATTTTAAGACAAAAAGAAAATCGTAAAACTTTAAACGAAGAAGAATTTGACAAAGTGGTGGAATTGAACCAGAACCTCCGTTTCTGATAATTTAAAATTGAAAAATCAAAATGGAAAATGACAGTGTAAATTTTAAAAATGAATTCAAAAAACGCCTCTATAACTGGGTTTTAAGGTTAATCAAGTTTATAGACAAGCTTCCCAAAGACTCCGTATGCAATGTCTTGGGAAAACAGCTTCTAAGAAGTGGAACAAGCATTTTGGCAAATTATATTGAGGCAAACTCAGCCAGCTCAAAGAAAGATTTTATCAATTTTTTCACTCATTCTTTAAAATCAGCCAATGAATCTAAGGTTTGGCTGACATTATTAAGAGATACTGACAAAGGAGATAAAAATGAATTGCAGTGGTCATTAAAAGAACTGATAGAAATAGCCAATATTCTGGCTTCTAGTATTTTAACTCTCAAGGGTAAGAAATAATTTTGACATTTTGAATTGTAATTTTAATTTTTGATATTTACATTTTGCATTTTTTATCATGCAATTCATCGTTCCACAATTTATTGATATTGAACCGAAAATAATCGGGCAGATTACGCCACGGCAATTTTTGACTATTATTATCACGACTATCACTATTGGTGTTTGCTATAAATTATTTGATTTTGCTTTATTCATTTTGGTCGCGATTATCACCGCGTCAGTGGGAGTATCTCTCGCCTTTTTGAAAGTTAATGGCCGGCCGATATATTATTTTCTCGTAAATGTTTTTCAAACTTTTCGCAGGCCCAAAATAAGAGTTTGGCGCAAAGAATTTATTAGAATTGTTGAAAAAAATTTCAGAGATAAAGAAAAAACAGCCAGAACAATGCAGGAATTTGTTCCCCGTCCCCCGCTTTCTTCCACTCGGCTTTCTCAAGTTGCCCTATTGGTTGATACGGGAGGGAAATATACCGAAGACAATGAATAATAGCTTTTTAGCTTGTAGCTTATTAGCTTTTTAGGGCTAAGAAGCTAATTCCTAATATCCTAATTTTAAATATGAATAATCAAAAACCTCAATTTCCTTCAACGCAAAAATATTTAAACATTTCCGAAATAAGAAATGATTGCGTTATTTTGCAAGACGGCACTTTAAGGGCTGTTCTTTTGGTTTCTTCAATTAATTTTTCCTTGAAATCAGAAGAAGAGCAAAATGCCGTGATTCAAGCTTATGTTCAATTTTTAAATTCTTTGGATTTTCCGATTCAAATCGTTATTCAATCCAGGCCGTTTAACATCAATCCTTATTTGACTCAATTGGAAGAATTAAAAAGAACCCAAACCAATGATTTGTTAAAAGCGCAAATGGCTGATTATATTGATTTCACCAGAGAATTAATCCAAATGGGCGAAATAATGAGTAAACGTTTTTATATAGTGGTGCCTTACAATCCTTTAGGCGACAAAAAACGAAGTTTCGCGTCCATTATGACTGATGTTTTAAGCGCTGCTTCGGTTGTTAAGCTTAAAAGAGAAAAATTTGAAAAATACAGAGAAATTCTTTTCAGGAGAATGGATAACGTTTTGTCAAATCTTTCAAGTATGGGCATTAAAGCAATATCACTCGACACTCAAAGTTTGATTGAACTTTTCTATAATACTTATAATCCATCCAGCGCTCAGAATCAAAAATTAGTTGAAATAAAAGATTTAAGAGTTGAATAGTAATAAATCAAAATTAAAAAATCAAAATGCAAAATGACAGTGTAAAGTTTAAAACTAATAAAAGTCAAAAAGTATTTTATAAATTCAATAATTTTACATTTTAATTTGTCATTTTAATCTTTGATATTTACATTTTCTATTATGCCAATACGACCATCGGCTTTAAACGAGCCAACAACAATTGAAAAAGTCCAAAGTCCGCAAGAAATAAAAATTCGAGAAACCAAAAGAGATACAGAGGCGAAAGAGATTTTGAAATCCGAAGAGGCCTATCAAAGAGGGACTATCACCGTCAGAGACTTGGTTGCTCCGGCGGCTTTAAGAGTAGACGCGAAATATTTGCAATTGGGTGATCAATATTTAAGAACCATTTTTGTCACCACCTTTCCCCGTTATGTTATGGTGGGTTGGTTTTCACCGATAATTCATCTTAACGCACCTTTGGATATTGCGATGTTTTTCTATCCGGTTGAGAGTAAAGAAGTTTTAAAACAATTATTAAAGAAGGTTGGTAATTTGGAAGTCGAGATTCAAGCTGATCGGGAAAAAACATTGCCACGAGACCCGGTTAAAGAAACCGCGTTGCAAGA
The nucleotide sequence above comes from Patescibacteria group bacterium. Encoded proteins:
- a CDS encoding four helix bundle protein codes for the protein MENDSVNFKNEFKKRLYNWVLRLIKFIDKLPKDSVCNVLGKQLLRSGTSILANYIEANSASSKKDFINFFTHSLKSANESKVWLTLLRDTDKGDKNELQWSLKELIEIANILASSILTLKGKK
- a CDS encoding TraC family protein, translating into MNNQKPQFPSTQKYLNISEIRNDCVILQDGTLRAVLLVSSINFSLKSEEEQNAVIQAYVQFLNSLDFPIQIVIQSRPFNINPYLTQLEELKRTQTNDLLKAQMADYIDFTRELIQMGEIMSKRFYIVVPYNPLGDKKRSFASIMTDVLSAASVVKLKREKFEKYREILFRRMDNVLSNLSSMGIKAISLDTQSLIELFYNTYNPSSAQNQKLVEIKDLRVE